The genome window AGCGGATGAGCTCCAGGCCGTTCATGTCCGGCATGTTGATGTCCGTGATGATGAGGTCGACGGCCAGGCCCGGCAGGAGCCGGAGGGCGTCGAAGCCGCTGGGGACCTCCAGGCTCTGGACGCCGGGGAAGAAGGCCTGGAGACACATCCGGATGTAGCCCCGCATCGTCTCCGAGTCCTCGATGACCATCACCGAACGCAGGGGCCGCCCTGCCGTCATCGGAATACCGCCTGACTCAGACGTCGGTTCAGGATGGCATTCTCGATGGCGAAACTCGCCTGATGGAGGAAGATCTCCAGATACGTCAGGTCGCCCAGGGGTCGGCCCGTGACGGCGTTATCCCCGTAGAAGAAGCCGACCGTCTGGTCCTGGACGACGAGGGGAATGATCACGTATTCCGAGGGCCGAAAGCGACCGATGGTCTGAACGAAGGCGTCCAGCCACGCCGACGCCTCGGCGGCCGACCGCCGGACGGGCTGGCCCGTCTGAGCGACGACCGCAAAGTCGCCGACGGGTTCGGGCAATCGGATTCGCCGGACCTTCAGGGGCATCGCTTCGTCGTCGCCCGTATCGCCGAATCCGCCGAGGCCGACGACGCCTTGCGGCGTGTTCAGAAACAGCAGGCCCCGGTCCAGGAATTCGGCGGCGAACTGCAGGATCAGGAGCGAGATCTGGGGCGCCTCGGAGGGATGCCGCAGGTCCGCCAGGGCCTGCTTCAATTGGGCCATGAGCTTCGAAAGGCGGGCCTCCGGGGTTTCTTCCTGGAAGGGCTCGTCCAGGCCGAGCTCCCGCCACAGCCGCTCCATGATGTCCGGGGCCGACGGCCTCGGCCGGGCGCTTTGAGTCGCCCGAAGCATTCGCAAATGGTCCAACAAGACTTGGGCCAAGATGTGGGCATGCCCCCGGACCTCCCGCGGCGACCCCGCCGGGATGAAGGGGCTTTGCAAAAGGTGCACGTTCCATGCCCGTCGCAGGGCTTCATCCAGGTCCGGCTGGATGTACCGGTACACCAGGAGGATGGGGACTCCACCGGCCCGTTGGCGGACGGCCTGAATCCACGCCAAGGGTTCCCGGAGTACGTCCACGTCCACGACGACGGTAACGTCCGAAGCCAGCCGCTGCCATTCGACGACCCGGTTCAGGATTTCGTCGGGGTTCGTCTCAGAAAGCTCGACGACGACAGCACCCCGCTGGATCAGCGTATGGGACAGGTACGACCGGACCACGGCTTGGGGGAACGCCAGGAGGACCGACAGGCCCTCCAACGAGGCTTCCGTCTCCGCCTCCTCCTCGGCTAAGCCGATGGCTCCGCCAGGCCCCGCCGGGGCGGTCGCCGGCCGCAAGAGCTGGCTCTCGTCCCGAAGTTTCATCGCATCCAATAAGAGTTGCTGGGCGTTCAGGCCCTTCTCCAGGAGGACCAGGTCGATGGGGTCGACCCGAATCTCGTCGTAGGGGATGATCTCGGTCAGATGAAAGGTAAAGGTGCCCCGCGGGAACTGAAGGAGTTCGTAGACAATCCGATAAATCTGCTGTTTGACGACCAGCTCGAGGGCTTCCCGGGTGAGCCACCCCTGCTGGACGAGGATCTGACCGAGGGGCTGATGGACCTTCTGCTGACGTTGCAAGGCGAGGGCCTGTGTTAGCTGATCGGGCTGGAGGACCCCGTACTCGACCAGAGCCTGGCCCAAGCTCTTCTGGTTCTTCCCCTGCAGGAGGGCGCTCACGACCTGGCCGTTCTTAAAAATGATGATGCCCCGCCGTCGGTCCTCGGATTCGACCTCCAGGATGCCCGTCCGCTTGCTGAGGCTGATGATCTGGATGATATCGGTCAATGACAAATCTTCCAGACTGCCCGTCAGGCTCATGCCCGTTGACTCCGGAGCTGATCCAGCAGGCCGTGAACGAACCGGAAGGCATCGTCCTCGGCAAAGGCCTTTGCCAGTTCCACGGCCTCATGGATGACCAGGGCCAGGTCCAGACCGTCGTGAAGGTACTCAAAGAGGGCGATCCGGAGGACGTTGCGGGTGACGGGACTCAGACGTTCCAGTTCCCAGTGATGGGCCAAGCGCTGGATAATGGCATCCAGTTCGGACTGATGCCGAAGGACGCCCGTGATCAGGTAACGGGCCCGCTCTAAGACGGCAGGTCGGGAGACCCCCAGCATCTTGAGGACCCCGGCCATCTTCTCCTCGACGTCCCCCGGGTCCAGCTCGAGACTATACAGGACCACCATCGCCAGCACGCGGGCCCGCCGGCGATTCGGCCATAAGGCCGGAAAGACGAACGAAAACCCTTCCATCGCGGGGGACGACCGATCGGGACGGTGCTCCACGTTCATCGCTTGCCCAGACGTCACGCCGGGGTGTGGACCCACCGCAGACACTGCAGGACGGCCCGAGCGGCTTCATAACCCTTGTTACCCATCTTACCGCCGGCCCGTTCCAGCGCCTGCGAGAGATTGGCCGTCGTTACGATGCCAAGCCCAATGGGTATTTTATGCTGGATGCTGATTTGTGCAAGCGCTGAGAACACCGCTTGGGCCAGATACGCATGATGATCGGTCTCACCCTGAATGATGGCCCCCAGTGCGATGACGCCGTCAGGCCGCCAGGTCTCGATCAGGTGCGCGACCCCCCAGGGAATTTCGAAAGACCCCGGGACTTCGAGAATCTGGAGGCTCGTCTCCGGGACCTGGGCTTCCTCCAAGGCCCGCCGGGCTCCCGCCAGGAGGCCCTGGACGACGACCTCGTTGTACCGGGCCACGACGATGCCGATACGGGTCATGGCGCCACCCGATGGAACAGCCAGAGAAGCAGGGCTTTCTGCGTATGGAGACGGTTTTCGGCCTGGTCCCAGACGACCGAGGCCGGCCCGTCGATGACCTCGTCGGTGACCTCCTCCCCCCGATGGGCCGGCAGGCAGTGCATGAAGACGGCATCCGGCCGGGCCTGACTCATCAGGGCCACGTTCACCTGATAAGGCCGAAAGACTTTCAGCCGGTGGTCGCGCTCGTGCTCCTGGCCCATCGAGGCCCACACGTCCGTGTACACGGCGTCGGCCCCGGCGACGGCCTCGACGGGGTCCGAGGTCCACAGCACACTTCCCCCGCTCGACCGGGCATGCGACCGGGCCCGGTCGAGGACCTCGGGCCGGGGCTCAAAGCCCGGCGGCGTGGCGACCCGCACGTGCAGACCCAGCCGGGTCCCCGCCAAGAGCAGGGAGTGGCATACGTTGTTGCCGTCCCCCACGTAAGCCAGGCGGAGGCCCTCCAGGCGGCCCTTTTTCTCCCACAGCGTCAAGAGGTCCGCCAGGGCCTGACAGGGATGCAGGTAGTCGCTGAGACCGTTGATGACCGGGACCGAGGCGTACCGGGCCAGCGTCACGACGTCCGCATGGGCAAAGACCCGGGCGACGATCCCGTCGACGTACCGGCTCAGCACGCGAGCCGTGTCGGCGACCGTCTCGCCCCGGCCCAACTGGAGGTCCTGGGCGTTGAAGTACAAAGCGTGGCCCCCCATCTGAAGCATGGCGACCTCGAAGGACACCCGCGTCCGGGTCGACGGCTTTTGGAAGATCATGCCCAGGACCCGGCCGTTTAGCTCGTGGGCGTATCGCTCGGGGGCCTGCTTGACTTCCCGGGCCAGCCGGAGAAGCCCCCGCAGGGTCTCGACAGACACGTCGTCGGTGTCCAGAAAGTGACGCACGTCGGTCGGCATGACGCAGGGTCTCAATGAGGAATGAGGATTGAGGAATGTGGAATGGAATTCCCCATTCCTCACCCCTCATTCCTCATTCCTCATTCCCCATTCCCCATTCCTCACTCCTCACTCCTCACTCCCCATTCCTCATTCCCCATTCCTCCCATCCCGCCCCAGGACCCGAAGCCGCACGCCGGCCTCCCGGAAGAGGGCGACGACGGCCGACTCCAGGGGATACGGGCTTTCGTAGACGACCTCGGCGATCCCGGCGTTGATGATCATCTTGGCACACGTGATGCACGGGGACAGGGTACAGTAAAGCGTGGCGTCCCGCAACGAAATCCCGTGGTAGGCCGCCTGGGTGATGGCGTTCTCCTCGGCGTGGGAGCACAGGCAGACGTCCAGTTGGGTCCCGCTCTGGCCCAGGGCCCGACAGCGGGCACAGCCGCCCTCGTTGCAGTTGCGGACGCCCCGGGGCGTGCCGTTGTAACCCGTCGAAATGATCCGCCGGTCCTTGACGACGATGGCCGCCACCTTCCGTTTCAGACAATTACTCCGAAGGGCCACGACCTTGGCGATCTGCATGAAGTACTCGTCCCAATCGGGTCGCGTCTGGCGCAGGAAGAAAGGGAGGAGGACCTCCCGGAGGCGCTCGTAGAGGGCCTCGATCGTATCGTCGTTCTCGACGACCACGTCGGCCATCGCCTCGCAGGCCGGGATCTGCTGGGCCAGGGGGTCGGGGTTGGCGACCTCGGCCTGCTCGATGCGCTCGAACTCCTCCCACGTCTGGGGGTCGTTCTCCCGGCCCCGCCGGCGGAGCCGCTCAAATCGGACTTCCGGCCGGGCGACGACGGCGACCAGCAGAAAGTCGGGCCGGCCCCGCAGGACCTCGACTTCCCGAGGATGGCGGATGGAATCGATCACGTAGTTCTTTTCCGGGTCCATCCGCCGGAGGACCCGCTCGGCCAAGATGCCCGGCCCCAGGCGGCGGCGGAACTCGACGCCGTAACGGATGAGGTTCTCTCGCGTGATAGAGATGCCGTGCTCCCGGAGGAGCGACCGGAGTTCGTCCGAAAGGGACAGGTAGATGAAGCCGAGCCGCTCCAGCCAGGCGGCGACGGTGCCCTTTCCGGCGGCGTTACGTCCCGTGAGGCCGATGATCATGGGGTCATTCAGGAATCCGGGAATCCGGCCGTTCGGGAGTTCGGGAATTGGGTAAGTGGGATGCGGATGTCACTGTCCCATAAGTCCATCCTGGATGCGCGGTATACGTCCCCTTCAGACCTTGCTCCCACGGGTCCCATCCCGATGAAGGTCGTGGGAACGGAGGACCGACCCGCGACGGACGTCGCCCCCGGGACGCCCGTCGGACGGTGGACATCCCTCGGCCGACCTTCCGAATCCCCGGATGCCCGGATTCCCGAATCCCCTATTCCGAGACGGGCCATCGGTCGATGCCCAGCAGGGAGGGGTCCCCGTCGGCCAGCACGCGAACGAGCTCTTCGTAAAAGTAGTCCCGCTGGGCGACGACCGACCGGGGGAACCGCTCGAGGTAGACCTTCCGACTCCGCTCGATGTCCTCCCGCAGGCGTTCATAGAGGTCCCGGTACTGACGGCCCATGACGACTTGCTGTTCGTTGTACATCTTGATTTCCTGGACAAGCAGACGGGCGAAGCGTTGCGCCTCTTCGTGGAGTCGCTTTTCCTCGGGGGCGACCTCAGGCGGGGCCGGGGCCGGCGGCTCGGCGGCCTGGGCCTTGCGGGTCTGGATCCACTTCAACCGGGAAGGCATCGTCTCGACGGCCATGGCGGCGTGCCGGACGAGGATCTCGATGGCCATCGGCTCTTCCGGCTTCCAGGGACCCGACCGACGGTCCGCATAGAGGAGACCGACCGGCTTGCCTTTCACGAGGATCGGGAACAGGGCAAAGACCTCGGGAAGGTACCCGGCCATTTCCTGTAAGATGGCCTGATCGGCGGGCCCAAAGGGCGGCGTCGCCACCTGGGTCGTCTGCGACTCATAGCACCGGGCCCAGGCACTGGGAGTATCCAGGGGGACTGAAAAGTTCCGAAACCGTTCCCCGTCCGCCCCGACCCCCTGCAGGCGGAGCCCCTGCCAGCCGACCAGGGCGTTTCCTCGAACGACGAAGACGGCGATCCCGTCGCAAAAACCCGAGACACCCCGCAAGAGGGCCTGTAGCAGGGCCCCCTGGGTCTCGGCCATGTCGATGGCGTCCACGGCCTCCATCAAAGCCGGTAGGGGCGACGGCGGAGGCGGCGGGAGAAGCTCGACGACCTGGGCCGCCCAGTCGGCGACGGGCTGGTCGATGTTCGGGACGGACCAACCATGGACCGTCTCTTCCAGTTGAACCAGGGACTGCTCGAGGGCCTGAAAAACCTGCCGCAAACGCTGGAGCACCTCGCCGACCCGCTCCTGTTGCTGACGGCCCGTCTCCTGAAGCAGGCTGGCGACCCGCTCCGCTAAAAAGCCCCGGATTTCGTCGATAAGTTCCATGGGATGCCTCCCGAGAGCGCCAAAGTTTCCCCCCTATTGTCCCGTATATCCCCCGGGGATGCAAGATGGGCCTCGGGCAAGGACCCCAGACTCCAGACCACGGACCCCAGACCTGTCTCGGGCGACCGGGCGGCCTCGTCCTGAGACCCTATAGGTCTGTGGTCCATGGTCTATGGTCCATCCCTTCGTCCTTCCGTCCCTTTGCCACATCGTGCTTCCCGGGCGATGGAAAAGGCCGTCCCGACGCCATGCTCACGAACCGAACGGCTCGGATATCTTGCATCTTGTAGCCTGTATCTTGTATCCTACCCTCATCGCCTGTCAGGGAGGCACACCATGGTCGTCTGGCGTCCGGACCCCACGTTTTATCCGTCTCCTCGACTGGCCATGCAGGCCCCGCCGGAGCGGCTGGCCTACGTGGCGACCATCAATCCCAACGGCGACGGCCGCCCCGATGCCATGAGCGTCGTCGACGTCGACCCCCGTTCGCCCACGTACGGCCAGGTCGTCGGCCGGACGGAGCTCCCCTATCCGGGGGATGAGCTCCACCACTTCGGCTGGAATGCCTGCAGTTCGGCCCTGTGCCCCTATGCACCCCATCCCCACGTCGAGCGCCGGTATCTGGTCGTCCCCGGCCTGCGGTCGTCTCGGATTTACATCCTGGACACCAAGCTGGACCCCCGGAATCCCCGTATCGTGAAGGTCATCGAACCCCAGGAGGTCGCCCAGCGGGCCGGCTACTCCCGGCCCCACACGGTCCACTGCGGGCCGGACGGGATTTATCTAAGCGCCCTGGGCAACCCCGAGGGCGACGGCCCCGGGGGCATCTTCATCCTCGACCACGACACCTTCGAGGTCCTGGGCCGCTGGGAAGTCGACCGGGGGCCCCAATTCCTGGCCTACGACTTCTGGTGGCACCTGGGCTACGACGTGATGATCACCAGCGAGTGGGGCACGCCCCGGATGGTCGAAAACGGCGTCGACCTGAACGCCCTCCTGAACAGCCGTTACGGCCACCACATCCACGTCTGGGACCTGCGGCGCCGTCGGCACGTGCAGGCCCTCGACCTCGGTCCCGAGCACCAGATGGTCCTCGAACTCCGGCCGGCCCACGACCCGACGAAGGCCTACGGCTTCGCCGGCGTCGTCCTCTCGCTGAAGGACCTGTCGGCCTCCATCTGGCTGTGGCACCGGACGAACGGGACCTGGGACGTCCAGAAGGTCATTGAAATCCCGGCCGAGCCGGCCGACCCGGACCGGCTCCCGCCGGCCTTGAAGGACTTCAAGGCCGTCCCGCCCCTCGTGACGGACATCGCCCTCTCCCTGGACGACCGCTTCCTGTACGTCTCCTGCTGGGGCACGGGCGAGCTCCGGCAGTACGACGTCTCGGACCCCTTCCGTCCGAAGCTGACGGGGACTGTCCAGCTCGGCGGCATCGTTCGGCGGGCGCCCCATCCGAAGGACCCGAAGCGTCCCCTCAACGGCGGCCCCCAGATGGTCGAGGTCAGCCGGGACGGCCGTCGGGTGTACGTGACGAACTCCCTGTACATCCCCTGGGACCCCATCTTTTACCCCGACGGCATCCGGGGCTGGATGGTCAAGCTCGACGCCGACCCCCAGGGCGGTCTCAAAGCGGACCGGGACTTCTTCGTCGATTTCGGGGACTACCGGCCCCATCAGGTCCGTCTGGAGGGCGGGGACGCCTCGTCCGACTCGTACTGCTATCCGTAGGACCGGGCGGGGGTCATGACGGACGGCCTCGGATTCTGGCTGGCCCTGGCCCTGCTGGGGGCCTATCACGGAGTCAATCCGGCGATGGGCTGGCTCTTCGCCGTGGCCCTGGGGCTTCAGGAGCGAAGCCGTCGGGCCGTCCTGGGGGCCCTGGTCCCGATCGCCGTCGGGCACTGGGCCTCCATCGGCCTCGTGACGGCCGTCCTGCTGAGCCTTCAGCTCCGCCTGCCCCAGGGCCTCCTCCGGGGCCTGGCGGCGGCCGTCCTGATGACCTTTGGGCTGTACCGACTCGTCCGGTCCCGACATCCCCGCTGGGTCGGCCTGCGAGTCGGCTTTCGGGACCTCGTCCTGTGGTCCTTCCTGATGGCGACGGGCCACGGGGCGGGTCTCATGTTGGTCCCGGTCCTGCTGGGGGTCTCGCCGGCCGGCGGCGGTCATCATCACGGCGGGATGGCGGACACCTCCGGCGGCCCCGGGTCAGTGAGCCTGGGCCTGGCGGCCGTCGCCTGGCACACGGCCGTCTACCTGCTGGTGATGGGCTTGGTGGCCTTCGTCGTCTATGAAAAGGTCGGTCTGGCCGTCCTGCGGCGGGCCTGGGTCAATTTGGACGTCCTGTGGGCCGCCGCCCTGATCGCCGCCGGCCTATGGGTCTCGTTGGCCCCCCTCGGGTAAGCGTCGAAAGGTCAGGGTTCGCAGATGATGGCTCGCCGCTTCGCAGGCCATCGGCAGGAATTTTCCCCATCCGCATCCGTCGAGCCCGTTCCAGAAAGAACAGGCCCGCCCCGATGAGCCCGACCGATATCAGGTCATTGACGCTCCACGACCCCCACACGACCGGCTTAGGGACCCCGCGTAGACGTTCTAAGCCGAGCCGGATGACCCCATAGCCCATCAGGTAAATACCCCAAAGCCCTCCGGTGCCCGACCAGGACGTCCGCCCCCATCGAAAGAGCCAAAAGGCCAGTCCTCCCTCTAAGAGGGCCTCGTAGACCTGAACGGGATGGAGGCGAACCCGCAGGGGCGTCCCATTGACGGCCTGGGCCAAGGGATGGGTAAACACGATGCCCCAGGGCAAGTCCGTCGGTCGACCCCAGCAACAGCCGGCCGCCAGACAGCCGAGCCGTCCGAGGGCATGACCGCTTGCCAGGGCGGGCGCCACAGCGTCCAGGACTGGCCGCACCTGCCGATAACGGAAGTGAGCAACAGCCGCCAACGTGGCGAATCCTGCCAGAAGGCCCCCGTAGTACATCCCCCCGGATTGCAAGAGCTGACCGGGGGAAACTTCTAACCAGGCGGGCCGGGGCGCGACAAGGGCGTGGAGGACCCGGGTCCCAAGGAGGCCGGCGGTGACCGTGACTCCATAAAGCAAGGAAGCATCGCTGACCGAAAAGCCCTGTCGGGTTAGACGGTTCCGAAAAATCCAATAGCTCAGGATGAATCCGCCCAGATAGATGGTCCCATAGCTGTAGACGACAACCGGACCCCACCGGAACAAGATGGGCCACATGGCCGAACCCATCCGAAAGTATAGCAATCTCAATGGAAGGACCTGGGGACCCGGACCCCTTGTTCAGGCCGGCGTCCGGAGAGAAGCGACCGGCTCCCCGCCTCGTTACCGCCGTCCCGGAAGGAGGCCTGCCGCAGGCGGAGAGGGGGTGGGGGGCTTTGTCGCCCCCCACCGAGGGATCACGAGTTCAAGGGTTCATGGTTTTTAACGGCACTGCAGAGCAAAGGCGCGCTGGAGGAAGATGGCCATCTGGGCCCGGTTGACGGGGGCCAGCGGACAGTAGGTCGTCGCCGTGCATCCGCCGGTGATGTTGTTCGCCCACATCCAGTGGACATGCGGACAGTAGAAGACGCCGTCGGGCACGTCCGTAAATTGGTTAGGCAAACCGTCGGTGCAGTCCCAGCTCCCGCCCGGGCCGCTCCCGACCGCCGGCGGGTCCGTCCCCAAGACGGCCCGGCTAATAAAGATGGCCATCTGGGCCCGGTTGACGGGGTCCAGCGGGCAGTAGGTCGTCGCCGTGCACCCGCCGGCGATGTTGTTCGCCCACATCCAGTGCACATGCCGACAGTAGAACACCCCGTCGGGCACGTCCGTGAATTGGTTAGGCAAACCGTCGGTGCAGTCCCAGCTCCCGCCCGGACCGCTCCCGACCGCCGGCGGGTCCGTCCCCAGGACGGCCCGGCTAATAAAGATGGCCATCTGGGCCCGGTTGATATCGGCGAGCGGACAGTACACAAGGTCCGTCATGTCACCGTCGCCGTTCAGGTCGGCGCCGTAAACGCTCGCCTCCGTGCCGCATCCACCAGTGATTTGGTTCGAGATCAGCCGCTGAACGTAGTAGTCGACCCCCGAGGCCACGTCGGCGATGCTCGTACGGGCGAGGACACGCACCTGCACGTTAGACTCGTCGGGGTCGTTGCTCACGATGCCGACCCGGGAGTCGATACAGCCGCTCGAGGAATTCCATGAGAAGTTCAGCAGACTGCTGGTCGAGGGCGCGATCGTCAAGGGTAGCGTCGTCGTGACGGTCACCGAAGGTGCCAGGCTGTTGTCCACGCCGCTGATGATGAGGTCCGAAGCCCCCAGGTTCTTAACGGTGAGGCCCTGGCCCTGGGTGTGGCCCCAGACGACCGTGCCGAAATCGAGGGTCGTCGTCGGCATATGGATGTCCGGATAGGGCCCCACGCCCGTGCCCTGGGCGTTAATGGACCCAGAACCCGCCGTGTCCGTCGTGACGGGAATGCCCGCAGACTGGAATCCGCCGGCGGCCGGCGTGAAGGTCACCTGGCAAAGGACTTCAGCGCCCGCATTGACCGTAAAGGGCGTCGGCGGGCAGCTGACCGCAAACTGCGGGTCGGGTGAGGGACCGACCGTCGTCACCGCAAAGGGTGCCGTTCCGATGTTCCGGATATGGACCGGCAGGGTCTTGGAGCCGCCGACCGCCACAAAGGCAAACTCCAAGGGATCCGGCACAATCTCGAGGATACCGACAGGTGGTGCCGACGATGCGTCGACCGTCAGGGTTTCAATCGTCGTGGCATTTACCTTCAGGTCGATCAAATAGGTTCCAGCAGGTGTCCCGTCGCAGGCCGGATTCCCTGTATTACCCGGCACGAACGAACCGACGAAGATGCCGTCCCCGGCGACCTGGTCCGGCGGGGTCCCGTCGTCCACCAAGGTAAGCGTCGTACAAAGAGTCGGGGAGGTCACCTGCTGACATACGACTTCGACGTTGTCGATGGCCCACCACCAGGCCCAGTTGGCATTGTAGTAATGGAATCGGACTTTTACGTTCGGTTGGCCAGCCGCGATCGCCGTTAAGTCCACTGCCTTCGTGTTAGGCGTCGGATAACCGTCGTCGCTAATCATATGAAGCACGGTGGTCCACGTCGTCCCCCCGTCGATGCTCACATCCACGTCTGCTACGTCGCCAAGATTATTGTACTGGTTGCTGAAGCGAAGCCACACGTTCTTGCCCGGACCCGTGCACGCGCTTAGATCCATCGAGGGCGTAATCAGCTGTTCGTCCATCACGCCGCAGCCGGAACCCGCACAATCCGAGTCCGCAATTGCGAAAGTCCCGCTAAATGGAGGACCGATAGAGCGACTGCAAGGATTCGTATCGGTCCAAGTAGCCGTGCAAGTGCCGCCGTTGACGATCGTCCAGGAGGCCGGAATCCCGCCGCTGAAGTCTTCGGTCAGGACGGGCGTTTCTATCACCGTCACCTTCTGCACATCGGCCGTCACGCTCCCGGGGGCCCCGACGTTCCAGCCGTTGACGTTGATGACCTTCATCACGAAGGGCTGGCCGACGAAGCCACTGAAGGGCCCCATGCCGTAAGGCCAGATGCGGGCCCGCAGGTCATAGTCGCCGGGACCCGAACCGGCCGCCGCGACCTGGGCGGCCCGCAGGGCGTTGATCCGCTTGTCGGTGACCGACTTCTTGCCCGCCGGCGTTCCATCGCCCGTATAAGACTGGAAAGTAGGATCGCCGATGGTGGCAAGGTCCACGTCGTCGTTGCCTAAGGCACTACAGTCGGCGTCCGTCATCGTCGAGGCCACGCCCGTCGTCAGGATGATGTTCCGGATCTGCCACCACTGGAGGCTGGGCTGAACGGCCTTCAGCAGGGCTGCCAGGCCCGTCACGTGGGGCGTCGCCATCGAGGTCCCGGAGGCAAACACGTACTGGGCGTTGGGATCTCCGGAGCACATCCCGATGAGCGGCCACGGACAGGCCCCCAGGATAAGACTGCCCGGCGCAAAGATGTCCACGCTCCGACCGCCCCAGTTGGAGAAGGACGAAGCGCAGTCGTGCTGGTTCATCGACCCGACGGCGATGATGTTGTCCAGGTCGTAGTTGGACGGGAAGTTATCGGTGGTATCGTTGTCCGAGGCGTCATTGCCGGCCGCAAAGACGGCCAAGATGCCGGCGTCCCGATTCGCCGCAATGGCATCATAGAGGGCCCATGAGAATCCGCCGCCGCCCCAGCTGTTGCTCGTCGCTACCAGATTGAAGCCCCGCTGGACCTTCAAGTAGTAGGCATACTCGAAGCACTTGATGGCGTCGGCCGTCGTGCCCGTGCCCGAACTATCGAGGAACTTGCATCCGATGATCTTGACCCGATTCTGGAGGCCGCCCATGCCGACGAGACCCGCAACGTTGTTGGCCCGGGCCGCGATCGTGCTGGCCACATGGGTGCCGTGTCCGAAGTCGTCCATGGGGTCGCCGAAGTTGGCACTGCCGCAACCGGGGCCTCCGCCGCCGGCCCCGATGGTCCGGATACCGTGGACGTCGTCGACGATACCGTCGTTGTCGTCGTCCAGACCATTGGCCGGGACCTCACCCGGGTTGACCCACATGTTGGCCGCCACGTCCACGTGCGTGTAGTCGACGCCCGTATCGATGACCATTACCAGAACGTCTTGGGTCGTCGTTTGCGGCACGTGCGTCCATGCGCCCTGTGACTCGACGGTGACGCACTTCTTGGGGTCGGTACAGGGGAGTACGCTGATGTCCGGGCGGCTTGCGTTGTTCCCGCCGCAACCGAAGCCGCTGGGACAAAGGAAGGGGTCTACATAAGTGCATGCCGTGGCCATCTGAAGGTCCCACGAATACGTGAACCACGATTTGCCGTCCGTGTCGGGGGACTCGGGGTCACACTGGGAGTAGTATCCTGGAAAAGGATGCGTCGCCGTGTCCCGAATCTGGACGAAGGGGTCGTTCGGGTAAGCGGCCTGTAAGACGTGCACGATGTAGTTGGGCTCGGCGTACTGCACCAGCCCGCTTTTCTCAAAGAGTTCGATGGCCCGCTTGACCGAAAGGTTCACCGGGAGCCGGACCCACTGGAGTCCGGGAACCATCCGGGATTCGAGGAGCACGGTCGTACCCAGTTGCCGGTGAAGCGCCTGGGCCTGGGCGGCGGATACGCCCTTCTTGAAGCGCACGAGGACTTCACCGGGCACGTAGGGCCGCTCCGCCTTTTTGTTTGCCCGGAAAAGGTAACCAAACTCTGGAGGAAGATGGCGACCTTTCCCGATCCGGACCCGTTCGAACAGCGAGTCCCGATCGGCTTTGGGGTCGCCGGCTGAAGGCCGGGGCTGAAGCCCCAACATGAGGGGCGTCAGCAACAAGAGGCCCGGCAGGAGCCACAGCCAATGGAGTCGTTTCCCCCTCTTCATAGGACCCTCCCTCGTAAGTATTCATCATGAATACTTACGTAGTTATTTGGGTTGCATCTTAGGGATCACCGACGCCACGTCGGTTTATTCCATCGGGCTGAAGACCCCACGCCACCCTACCTGGAGGTCTTTCATTTTACCTGCAGGCC of bacterium HR11 contains these proteins:
- the wprA gene encoding Cell wall-associated protease translates to MKRGKRLHWLWLLPGLLLLTPLMLGLQPRPSAGDPKADRDSLFERVRIGKGRHLPPEFGYLFRANKKAERPYVPGEVLVRFKKGVSAAQAQALHRQLGTTVLLESRMVPGLQWVRLPVNLSVKRAIELFEKSGLVQYAEPNYIVHVLQAAYPNDPFVQIRDTATHPFPGYYSQCDPESPDTDGKSWFTYSWDLQMATACTYVDPFLCPSGFGCGGNNASRPDISVLPCTDPKKCVTVESQGAWTHVPQTTTQDVLVMVIDTGVDYTHVDVAANMWVNPGEVPANGLDDDNDGIVDDVHGIRTIGAGGGGPGCGSANFGDPMDDFGHGTHVASTIAARANNVAGLVGMGGLQNRVKIIGCKFLDSSGTGTTADAIKCFEYAYYLKVQRGFNLVATSNSWGGGGFSWALYDAIAANRDAGILAVFAAGNDASDNDTTDNFPSNYDLDNIIAVGSMNQHDCASSFSNWGGRSVDIFAPGSLILGACPWPLIGMCSGDPNAQYVFASGTSMATPHVTGLAALLKAVQPSLQWWQIRNIILTTGVASTMTDADCSALGNDDVDLATIGDPTFQSYTGDGTPAGKKSVTDKRINALRAAQVAAAGSGPGDYDLRARIWPYGMGPFSGFVGQPFVMKVINVNGWNVGAPGSVTADVQKVTVIETPVLTEDFSGGIPASWTIVNGGTCTATWTDTNPCSRSIGPPFSGTFAIADSDCAGSGCGVMDEQLITPSMDLSACTGPGKNVWLRFSNQYNNLGDVADVDVSIDGGTTWTTVLHMISDDGYPTPNTKAVDLTAIAAGQPNVKVRFHYYNANWAWWWAIDNVEVVCQQVTSPTLCTTLTLVDDGTPPDQVAGDGIFVGSFVPGNTGNPACDGTPAGTYLIDLKVNATTIETLTVDASSAPPVGILEIVPDPLEFAFVAVGGSKTLPVHIRNIGTAPFAVTTVGPSPDPQFAVSCPPTPFTVNAGAEVLCQVTFTPAAGGFQSAGIPVTTDTAGSGSINAQGTGVGPYPDIHMPTTTLDFGTVVWGHTQGQGLTVKNLGASDLIISGVDNSLAPSVTVTTTLPLTIAPSTSSLLNFSWNSSSGCIDSRVGIVSNDPDESNVQVRVLARTSIADVASGVDYYVQRLISNQITGGCGTEASVYGADLNGDGDMTDLVYCPLADINRAQMAIFISRAVLGTDPPAVGSGPGGSWDCTDGLPNQFTDVPDGVFYCRHVHWMWANNIAGGCTATTYCPLDPVNRAQMAIFISRAVLGTDPPAVGSGPGGSWDCTDGLPNQFTDVPDGVFYCPHVHWMWANNITGGCTATTYCPLAPVNRAQMAIFLQRAFALQCR